A section of the Pirellulales bacterium genome encodes:
- a CDS encoding PSD1 and planctomycete cytochrome C domain-containing protein — translation MRRWITLLWSPLLVSVALAQDAGPSFEREIQPLLTARCGECHNQQKRSGKLNLASAIGIARGGESGPIVAPGRLEDSRLWQKVANEEMPPDQPLAEAERALLAGWIDGGAHGLPSGDVGRAGDGRDHWAFQPVKDPSIPPVRDAQRARTDLDRFLLAKLEAAGLTLSPEASRTTLIRRVCFDLTGLPPTPAEIAAYLADESPLAYERMLERYLSSPHYGERWGGHWLDAAGYADSNGYFNADTVRPLAYRYRDYVIRSIAADKPLDRFITEQLAGDELAGHRPGADITPEVIDLYTATHFLRNAQDGTDSSDGNPDELLLDRYSVLEGTVQIIGASLLGLTVQCARCHDHKFEPITQKEYYQFQAIFYPGYNPDQWVKAAERVVTVGTQAERDAHAAKSQAIDREVKSLRESLAAAAAPLGQQLVIERLAPLPADERGALLAARDKPQDQRSEVELALLAAHQDALEISDAQLDERFPQLADLRQSVEAQVAKAEATRPAPLEQLAVFTEVADAPAEHHVLERGLYRAQGEVAPPGVPQALCGAGGQSDYQVVAPTEQFSSGRRLALAKWLTSPKHPLTARVLVNRVWQHHFGAGIVSTSDNFGYTGAEPTHPELLDYLAAQLVESGWSLKKLHRLIMTSAVYRQSSEAEATAQAADPKNHWLARFPVRRLDAEALRDAMLAASGEIDTTMYGPYVPTTRLDDGSVAPKADTPGATRRSLYLEHRRTQMPSLLETFDAPIMVTNCSRRQPSTVPLQSLALLNSEFALARAEALADRLAREAGDPIESRLSHAFLLVYARGPRDDERAAAQEFLTTQGALYAENPDRDQLVWRDLCQMLLASNPFLYIE, via the coding sequence ATGAGGCGATGGATCACACTGTTGTGGTCGCCCTTGCTCGTCAGCGTCGCGCTGGCGCAAGACGCCGGGCCTTCGTTCGAGCGAGAAATTCAACCGCTGTTGACCGCCCGCTGCGGCGAGTGCCACAACCAGCAGAAGCGGTCGGGAAAGCTCAATCTGGCCAGCGCCATCGGCATTGCGCGCGGCGGCGAGAGCGGCCCGATCGTGGCGCCCGGTCGACTGGAAGACAGCCGGTTGTGGCAAAAGGTGGCCAACGAAGAAATGCCGCCCGATCAACCGCTGGCCGAAGCAGAGCGGGCTTTGCTGGCGGGTTGGATCGATGGCGGCGCGCATGGCCTGCCGAGCGGGGATGTTGGCCGGGCGGGCGACGGTCGAGATCATTGGGCGTTTCAACCGGTGAAAGACCCGTCGATACCCCCAGTGCGCGATGCGCAGCGAGCGCGCACCGATCTGGATCGGTTCCTACTCGCAAAGCTGGAGGCGGCCGGACTGACGCTGTCGCCCGAAGCGTCGCGAACGACATTGATCCGCCGTGTCTGTTTCGATTTGACAGGCTTGCCGCCGACGCCGGCCGAGATCGCCGCTTATCTGGCTGACGAATCGCCGCTGGCGTACGAGCGAATGTTGGAGCGCTATCTGTCGTCGCCTCATTACGGCGAGCGCTGGGGCGGTCACTGGCTCGACGCCGCTGGCTATGCCGACTCGAATGGCTATTTCAACGCCGATACCGTACGCCCCTTGGCGTATCGTTATCGCGATTATGTGATTCGTTCGATCGCTGCCGACAAGCCGCTGGATCGCTTCATCACCGAGCAGTTGGCGGGCGACGAGTTGGCCGGGCATCGGCCTGGCGCCGACATCACTCCCGAGGTGATCGACCTGTACACGGCGACCCATTTTCTGCGGAACGCGCAGGACGGCACCGACTCCAGCGACGGCAATCCCGACGAGTTGTTGCTCGATCGCTACTCGGTGCTGGAAGGAACGGTGCAAATTATTGGGGCCTCGCTGTTGGGACTGACCGTTCAATGTGCACGCTGCCACGATCACAAATTCGAGCCGATCACGCAGAAGGAGTACTATCAGTTTCAGGCGATCTTTTATCCCGGCTATAACCCCGACCAGTGGGTGAAGGCCGCTGAGCGCGTGGTGACGGTTGGCACGCAGGCCGAGCGCGACGCGCATGCCGCCAAGTCGCAGGCCATCGATCGGGAGGTGAAATCGCTGCGCGAGAGCCTGGCCGCCGCCGCGGCGCCGCTGGGCCAACAACTGGTGATCGAGCGGTTGGCGCCGCTGCCCGCCGATGAGCGCGGCGCGCTATTGGCCGCGCGCGACAAGCCACAGGATCAGCGATCGGAGGTGGAACTGGCGCTATTGGCTGCTCACCAAGACGCGCTAGAGATTTCCGACGCGCAGCTCGATGAGCGTTTTCCGCAACTGGCCGATTTGCGCCAGTCGGTCGAAGCGCAAGTCGCCAAGGCCGAGGCGACGCGGCCGGCGCCCCTGGAGCAGTTGGCCGTCTTTACGGAAGTCGCCGATGCTCCGGCCGAACATCATGTGCTGGAGCGGGGACTGTATCGCGCGCAGGGAGAAGTGGCGCCGCCGGGCGTGCCACAAGCGCTGTGCGGCGCGGGCGGTCAAAGCGACTATCAAGTCGTGGCGCCGACCGAGCAATTTAGCTCCGGACGACGCTTGGCGCTGGCCAAATGGCTTACGTCGCCAAAACATCCGCTCACCGCGCGCGTGCTGGTCAATCGGGTTTGGCAGCACCACTTTGGCGCCGGCATCGTGAGCACCAGCGATAACTTTGGCTATACCGGCGCCGAGCCCACACATCCGGAGTTGCTCGATTATCTGGCGGCGCAACTCGTGGAGTCGGGCTGGAGCCTTAAAAAGTTGCACCGGCTCATCATGACCTCGGCAGTTTACCGCCAGTCGAGCGAGGCCGAGGCGACCGCGCAGGCCGCCGATCCCAAGAACCATTGGCTCGCGCGTTTTCCGGTGCGACGTCTCGATGCCGAGGCGCTGCGCGACGCGATGTTGGCCGCCAGCGGCGAGATCGACACGACCATGTATGGGCCGTACGTCCCCACCACACGGCTTGACGACGGCAGCGTGGCGCCGAAGGCCGATACGCCGGGCGCCACGCGACGATCGCTCTACTTGGAGCATCGCCGCACGCAGATGCCGAGCCTACTGGAAACCTTTGACGCGCCGATCATGGTGACCAATTGTTCGCGGCGGCAGCCATCGACCGTGCCGCTACAATCGCTGGCGCTGCTCAACTCCGAGTTTGCCTTGGCGCGCGCCGAGGCGCTGGCCGATCGACTGGCGCGCGAGGCCGGAGACCCGATCGAGAGCCGGCTGAGCCACGCCTTCTTGCTGGTGTATGCGCGCGGCCCCCGCGACGACGAGCGGGCCGCTGCCCAGGAATTTTTGACCACGCAGGGGGCGCTGTATGCCGAGAACCCAGATCGCGACCAGCTCGTTTGGCGCGATCTCTGCCAAATGTTGTTGGCCAGCAATCCCTTCTTGTATATCGAGTGA
- the cax gene encoding calcium/proton exchanger: MPRWLNVLAIFLPIAAALEIAHSHYQAAWATPTWIFLASVAAIIPAAGWMGHATEHLGARLGEGIGGLLNATFGNAAELIIAGMALLEASRNADRAAAMHEIVKASLTGSIIGNVLLVFGLAVLVGGLRFQQQSFNATAGRVGSTLMMLATIALLLPALFAYMLPADQAHLSDISLEYSVLMLVVYGLSLLFSLITHRGYYQGQKAVGEEHEREAHWSVTKSLLVLLGATVCVGLLAEFMIGSVHEASHNLGLSDVFVGVIVVAIVGNAAEHSTAIIMAWRNRMDLALAIAVGSSIQIALFVAPALVLFSHAVGPRMNLVFSMPEMVAVFVCVWVISQIAVDGESNWLEGVLMLSVYIMLGLLFFYLPGGQPAPAP, encoded by the coding sequence ATGCCACGCTGGCTGAACGTGTTGGCCATTTTTTTGCCGATCGCCGCGGCGCTGGAAATTGCGCATAGCCACTACCAGGCGGCGTGGGCGACCCCCACGTGGATCTTTCTGGCGTCGGTGGCGGCGATCATTCCGGCGGCGGGCTGGATGGGACACGCCACCGAGCACCTCGGCGCGCGACTGGGCGAAGGCATTGGCGGCTTGCTCAACGCCACGTTTGGCAACGCCGCCGAGTTGATCATCGCGGGCATGGCGCTGTTGGAAGCCTCGCGGAACGCGGACCGCGCCGCGGCGATGCACGAAATTGTCAAAGCGTCGCTCACCGGATCGATCATCGGCAATGTGCTGTTGGTGTTTGGCCTGGCGGTGCTGGTGGGCGGTTTGCGGTTTCAACAACAATCATTCAACGCCACCGCTGGGCGCGTGGGCAGCACGCTGATGATGCTGGCCACAATCGCGCTGTTGCTGCCGGCATTGTTCGCCTACATGCTGCCGGCGGACCAAGCGCATCTTAGCGACATCAGTCTCGAATACTCGGTGCTAATGCTCGTGGTTTATGGCTTAAGCCTGTTGTTCTCGCTGATTACGCACCGCGGCTACTATCAGGGACAGAAAGCCGTGGGCGAAGAACATGAGCGCGAGGCGCACTGGTCGGTGACCAAGTCGCTACTGGTGCTGCTCGGGGCCACCGTTTGCGTGGGATTGTTGGCCGAGTTCATGATTGGCAGCGTCCACGAGGCTTCGCACAATCTAGGCCTTTCCGACGTGTTTGTCGGCGTCATTGTCGTGGCGATTGTCGGCAACGCGGCCGAGCATAGCACGGCGATCATCATGGCGTGGCGGAACCGTATGGACCTGGCACTGGCCATCGCGGTGGGGTCGTCGATCCAGATTGCGCTGTTCGTGGCGCCCGCTTTGGTGCTGTTCAGCCACGCCGTGGGGCCGCGCATGAATCTGGTGTTCAGCATGCCCGAGATGGTGGCGGTGTTCGTGTGCGTGTGGGTCATCAGCCAAATCGCGGTGGATGGGGAGAGCAACTGGCTGGAAGGGGTGTTGATGCTGAGCGTTTACATTATGCTGGGCCTGCTGTTTTTCTATTTGCCCGGTGGCCAGCCCGCGCCCGCCCCATGA
- a CDS encoding mandelate racemase/muconate lactonizing enzyme family protein, whose product MKITQVVCQILRVPQVEAKTASSQDAVLVRVRTDTGLEGIGEADASPEVVKAIVDAPFSHNIACGLREILLGEHPLEIERLWQKMYRRTMYFGRTSVTIAAMAAVDMALWDLKGKHFGEPIHRLLGGKQHDRLRAYASILFGRDGQETAEIARRWTAAGYTAVKFGWEPMGTSAEVDLDLVRGAREGIGPGTLLIDAGCVWDARTALRRATAFAEFDIEWLEEPLRENDIAGYRWLRDRSPVPIASGEGECGREAFRPLIDQQALDVYQVDLSRCGFTDAAYIRARVEEIGARLCNHCYTSPITVAASLHWLCTCRDAFLFEDCVDASPLRHELAHEKMQATDGWISPPDAPGLGVTLNEDFVRRHLIAQSGE is encoded by the coding sequence ATGAAGATCACTCAAGTCGTTTGCCAGATACTTCGCGTTCCGCAGGTCGAGGCGAAGACCGCCAGCAGTCAGGACGCCGTATTGGTGCGCGTGCGAACCGACACGGGACTCGAGGGCATCGGCGAGGCAGACGCCTCGCCCGAGGTCGTCAAGGCGATTGTCGACGCGCCGTTCAGCCACAACATCGCCTGCGGACTGCGCGAGATATTGCTGGGGGAGCATCCGCTGGAGATCGAGCGGTTGTGGCAAAAGATGTATCGCCGCACGATGTACTTTGGCCGCACCTCAGTCACCATCGCCGCGATGGCGGCCGTCGACATGGCGCTGTGGGATTTGAAGGGAAAGCATTTTGGCGAGCCGATTCATCGCTTGTTGGGAGGGAAGCAGCACGACCGGCTGCGCGCCTACGCCTCGATCCTCTTTGGCCGCGACGGACAGGAGACCGCCGAGATCGCCCGGCGCTGGACCGCGGCGGGCTACACCGCGGTGAAGTTTGGTTGGGAGCCGATGGGCACGAGCGCCGAGGTCGATCTGGACCTGGTGCGCGGCGCGCGCGAGGGAATTGGCCCCGGCACGCTGCTGATCGACGCGGGTTGCGTATGGGACGCGCGGACGGCGCTGCGCCGCGCGACAGCGTTCGCCGAGTTCGACATTGAATGGCTGGAAGAACCGCTGCGCGAGAACGACATTGCCGGCTATCGCTGGTTGCGCGACCGCTCGCCCGTGCCGATTGCCTCGGGCGAAGGGGAATGTGGCCGCGAGGCGTTTCGCCCGTTGATCGACCAACAAGCGCTCGATGTCTACCAGGTTGATCTTTCGCGCTGCGGCTTCACCGACGCGGCTTATATTCGCGCGCGAGTGGAAGAAATTGGCGCGCGGCTCTGCAATCATTGCTACACCAGTCCGATCACCGTGGCTGCCAGTTTGCACTGGCTCTGCACCTGCCGCGACGCGTTCTTGTTTGAAGATTGCGTTGACGCCTCTCCGTTGCGGCACGAGTTGGCGCATGAAAAGATGCAGGCCACCGATGGCTGGATCTCGCCGCCCGACGCGCCTGGCCTGGGAGTCACGCTGAACGAAGATTTTGTGCGGCGGCATCTCATAGCGCAGTCGGGCGAGTAA
- a CDS encoding MFS transporter codes for MRQDRAAYYALAVLFAINTMNFFDRQVIGAVAKPVQEEWQLSDTQLGILGTAFTLLYAMVGLPLGRLSDRASRTKILAAGVFIWSVMTALSGVAQRYWQMFAVRLGVGVGEASCAPAATSLIGDLVPAGRRAMAMSIFMMGLPVGTALSYSVTGWIVQKFDWRTAFYVAAVPGLLCAVAALFIREPQRGATEEHAIGTLRRKGSALALVLATPTMVWIIISGALHNFNMYALGSFLMLFLQRVHGLSPANAGLTVSLVYGLVGIPGLLVGGWLGDRMLKRRANGRMLVGAVAIALSIPLVFLALRQPMGAMAGFCLFMGLGCALMYTYYSTVYATIIDVIEPSLRGMAMALYFFAMYVLGASLGPLATGALSDYFTRRAATAAGVTDLTVDALKPFAGEGLHMAMYAVPVLNICLAVVLLAASRTVTGDVRRLKAWMQSAANDAAQNKELVGA; via the coding sequence ATGCGGCAAGATCGAGCGGCGTACTACGCGCTGGCGGTGCTGTTCGCCATCAACACCATGAACTTTTTCGACCGCCAGGTGATTGGCGCCGTCGCCAAACCCGTTCAGGAAGAATGGCAACTAAGCGACACCCAACTCGGCATCCTCGGCACGGCGTTCACCCTGCTCTATGCCATGGTGGGTTTGCCCCTCGGTCGTTTGTCCGACCGCGCCTCGCGCACCAAGATTCTCGCCGCTGGCGTGTTCATCTGGAGCGTCATGACGGCGCTCTCCGGCGTCGCGCAGCGCTATTGGCAGATGTTCGCCGTTCGACTGGGAGTGGGAGTCGGCGAAGCCTCCTGCGCGCCAGCCGCCACCAGTTTGATCGGCGACCTGGTGCCCGCCGGGCGGCGAGCCATGGCAATGTCGATCTTCATGATGGGCCTGCCGGTGGGCACGGCGCTCAGCTACTCGGTGACTGGCTGGATCGTGCAGAAGTTCGACTGGCGAACCGCTTTCTACGTGGCGGCCGTGCCCGGTCTGTTGTGCGCCGTCGCGGCCTTGTTCATTCGCGAACCGCAGCGCGGCGCGACCGAAGAGCATGCGATCGGCACGCTGCGGCGCAAGGGATCGGCGCTGGCGCTGGTGCTGGCGACGCCCACCATGGTGTGGATCATCATCTCCGGGGCGCTGCATAACTTTAACATGTATGCGCTGGGCTCGTTTCTCATGCTGTTCCTCCAGCGCGTGCATGGTTTGTCGCCGGCCAATGCGGGACTCACTGTTTCGTTGGTGTATGGTCTGGTGGGGATCCCCGGCCTGCTTGTCGGTGGTTGGCTGGGCGACCGCATGCTCAAGCGGCGCGCCAATGGCCGCATGCTGGTGGGCGCCGTGGCCATTGCGCTGTCGATTCCCTTGGTGTTCTTGGCGCTACGGCAACCGATGGGCGCGATGGCGGGCTTCTGCCTGTTCATGGGCCTGGGATGCGCGCTCATGTACACCTACTACTCCACGGTGTACGCCACCATCATCGACGTCATTGAACCCTCGCTGCGTGGCATGGCGATGGCGCTCTATTTCTTCGCCATGTACGTGCTCGGCGCCTCGCTGGGCCCCTTGGCCACTGGCGCCTTGAGCGACTACTTCACCCGCCGCGCGGCCACGGCGGCCGGCGTGACCGATCTAACGGTCGACGCGCTCAAGCCGTTTGCCGGCGAGGGCCTGCACATGGCCATGTACGCGGTGCCCGTCCTCAACATCTGCCTGGCGGTGGTGCTGCTGGCGGCGTCGCGCACCGTGACGGGCGACGTGCGCCGACTCAAAGCGTGGATGCAATCGGCCGCCAACGACGCGGCGCAAAACAAAGAACTGGTCGGCGCCTAG
- a CDS encoding DUF1501 domain-containing protein — translation MTIAASHFSLPRREFLCGSAGAVGGLALSWLLARDERAKAGDLPNAARLNLARAKNVICLFQHGGPSQMDLFDPKPELVKHHGQPYSGEIEVHFTAQRGNLLASPFRFQPAGQCGMQLSELLPHTASIADELTLIRSMKTFTVDHEAGLRLMHGGKITAGRPTWGSWVLYALGSENENLPGYVVLSDPGGLPIDGVRNWSSGWLPAIYQGTPFRPGAAPVLSLRTPDGISAAARRGQLSFLERLNRAHQSRHAENSELAARIANFEMAARMQTAVPDVLNIDDETEATRKMYGLDQEATAEYGRRCLLARRLIERGVRFVQLFLSGQPWDTHNKNAEQLKGLCARTDQPSAALVRDLKQRGLLDSTIVIWTGEFGRLPISQGSDGRDHNGQGFSTWIAGGGFRPGYVHGATDDFGYQAVTDVVTVHDLHATLLKALGLDHERLSYPNDGRDDSLTDAVVSDARCIDALLA, via the coding sequence ATGACCATCGCAGCGTCCCACTTTTCGCTTCCGCGGCGCGAGTTTCTTTGCGGCAGCGCTGGCGCGGTCGGCGGATTGGCCCTGTCGTGGCTGCTGGCACGGGATGAGCGCGCCAAAGCCGGCGATCTCCCAAACGCGGCGCGATTGAATTTAGCCCGGGCCAAGAACGTGATCTGCCTGTTTCAACACGGCGGACCAAGCCAGATGGACTTGTTCGATCCCAAGCCCGAACTGGTCAAGCATCACGGCCAGCCGTATTCGGGCGAGATCGAAGTCCACTTCACGGCGCAGCGCGGCAACCTGCTGGCGTCGCCGTTCCGCTTTCAACCGGCGGGTCAGTGTGGCATGCAGCTCAGCGAACTGTTGCCGCATACCGCGTCGATCGCCGACGAGTTGACCTTGATCCGCTCGATGAAAACCTTCACCGTCGATCACGAGGCGGGGCTGCGCCTGATGCATGGCGGCAAGATCACGGCGGGCAGGCCCACTTGGGGTTCTTGGGTGTTGTATGCGCTGGGTTCGGAGAATGAGAACCTGCCGGGCTATGTGGTGTTGTCTGATCCGGGAGGATTGCCGATCGACGGTGTCCGCAATTGGTCGAGCGGATGGCTGCCGGCCATTTATCAAGGCACCCCCTTCCGGCCGGGGGCCGCGCCGGTGCTGAGCCTGCGGACTCCGGACGGAATCAGCGCCGCCGCGCGGCGTGGACAATTGTCGTTTTTAGAGCGTCTCAACCGCGCTCACCAGTCGCGTCATGCGGAAAACAGCGAGCTGGCGGCGCGCATCGCCAATTTTGAGATGGCGGCGCGGATGCAGACCGCCGTGCCCGATGTCTTGAACATTGACGACGAGACCGAGGCGACGCGCAAAATGTATGGCCTCGATCAGGAAGCGACCGCGGAGTATGGGCGGCGCTGCCTGCTGGCGCGCCGATTGATCGAGCGCGGCGTGCGCTTTGTGCAACTATTTTTGTCCGGGCAACCGTGGGACACGCACAACAAGAACGCCGAACAACTCAAGGGACTGTGCGCGCGGACCGATCAGCCGAGCGCGGCGCTGGTTCGCGATCTCAAGCAGCGCGGATTGCTCGATTCGACCATTGTTATTTGGACGGGCGAATTTGGCCGATTGCCAATTTCGCAAGGCAGCGACGGCCGCGATCACAATGGGCAAGGATTTTCGACCTGGATCGCCGGCGGCGGTTTTCGACCCGGTTATGTGCATGGCGCCACCGACGATTTTGGTTATCAGGCGGTGACCGATGTCGTCACCGTACACGATCTGCATGCCACACTGCTCAAGGCGCTGGGCCTCGACCATGAGCGCTTGAGCTATCCCAACGATGGCCGCGACGACAGCTTGACTGATGCGGTGGTGAGCGATGCCCGCTGCATTGACGCCTTGCTAGCTTGA
- a CDS encoding DUF1080 domain-containing protein has protein sequence MSRFTKHTPMMVAAMAALWLASSSAAAETIQLFNGQNLDGWRVFLDDKNADPKDTFSVKDGVIHDAGKPAGYIITDQEFDNYVLKLQWRWPGKGGNSGVFVHVIGEDKIWPKGIEAQLQSGAAGDFWLVDGAKLTIDEKRHDKGSERHWYRLKTDKAVEKPEGEWNQYEITVTGDHVKLVVNGQLVNEGTNPDIKRGRILLQSEGAPIEFRNIELTPIK, from the coding sequence ATGAGCCGTTTCACCAAGCACACTCCCATGATGGTCGCCGCCATGGCCGCCTTGTGGTTGGCGTCGTCATCAGCCGCCGCTGAGACAATTCAACTGTTCAACGGGCAAAACCTTGATGGTTGGCGAGTTTTTCTCGACGACAAGAACGCCGATCCCAAGGACACCTTCAGCGTTAAGGACGGCGTGATCCACGACGCTGGCAAGCCGGCCGGATACATCATTACCGATCAGGAGTTCGACAACTACGTCCTGAAGCTCCAATGGCGCTGGCCGGGCAAAGGGGGCAACAGCGGCGTCTTTGTGCATGTGATCGGCGAGGACAAAATCTGGCCGAAGGGCATTGAAGCGCAGCTCCAGTCGGGCGCAGCGGGCGATTTTTGGCTGGTCGACGGCGCCAAGCTGACCATCGACGAAAAGCGACACGACAAAGGGAGCGAGCGTCACTGGTATCGACTGAAGACCGACAAGGCGGTGGAGAAGCCCGAAGGGGAGTGGAACCAGTATGAGATCACCGTGACGGGCGACCATGTGAAACTGGTAGTCAACGGCCAACTGGTTAATGAAGGAACCAATCCCGACATCAAGCGCGGACGCATCCTGCTGCAATCGGAGGGGGCGCCGATCGAGTTCCGCAATATCGAACTGACGCCAATCAAGTAG